A genomic segment from Bradyrhizobium diazoefficiens USDA 110 encodes:
- a CDS encoding xanthine dehydrogenase family protein molybdopterin-binding subunit encodes MLQAVKSANPGSSDEPWVGRSIERVEDAALLSGRGRFIDDLGVQPGTLHATILRSPHAHADILSIDAEAAKRLPGVAAVLTGSDVKAVTTSLVVGVKAPVECWPIATDRVRYVGEPVAVVVATDRARAEDAAELINVEYRPRGAVVDPLGAIAPGASVLHDGFPGNLASDRSFRYGDPEEAFADAPHRFSIDIRYPRNSCTPIETYGVVASHDAGEDAFEVLANFQGPFSIHTVIARALKVPGNRLRLRTPPDSGGSFGVKQGVFPYIVLIAAAARVTGRPVKWIEDRLEHLTASVSATNRATTLSAAVGVDGKILALDWDQVEDCGAHLRAPEPATLYRMHGNLTGAYDISHVKVRNRVVVTNKTPTGLNRGFGGPQVYFALERLVQRIAIGLGLDPLDVIKRNLIEANAFPYRTAMGALLDSGNYHEAIARAVEQGRLAELKARRDEARAEGRLYGIGFTAVVEPSVSNMGYITTVLTAAERRKAGPKNGAQATATVGLDPVGSVTVHVASVPQGQGHRTVVSQVVADVFGLQPRDIRVNTEIDTAKDAWSIASGNYASRFAAAVAGTAKIAAERVAGKLARIAASQLNVEAPDIVFARGFVASKHNPENRIAFSRVAALSHWSPGSLRDDAGQTIRETVFWTPPELTPPDDEDRINSSLCHGFIFDFCGVEIDRTTLETRIDRYVTMHDCGTILHPGMVNGQIRGGFTQALGAALFEEYAYTEDGSFLTGTLADYLLPTTTEVPEPEIIHMETPSPFTPLGAKGVGEGNCMSTPVCLANAVADALGVADITLPLVPARLAEMVRGAEPPPPAGGATAAPVREGDRRLRGEGQASVKSAPEQVWAMLLDPATLQSVIPGCQSVDKVTETHFRADVTLGIGPVTGRYRADVELFDLDPPHAVTLRGGASGALGFGSADGRITLAPDGNGGTKLTYSYDAAIGGKVASIGGRLLDGATRVIIGQFFTALARKAGGGGAEGGGFSLFALLAGLFGGRR; translated from the coding sequence ATGTTGCAGGCGGTCAAATCCGCAAATCCGGGAAGTAGCGATGAGCCGTGGGTTGGGCGCTCGATCGAGCGCGTCGAGGACGCCGCGCTGCTCTCTGGCCGCGGTCGCTTCATCGACGATCTCGGTGTCCAGCCCGGCACGCTGCACGCGACCATCCTGCGCTCGCCGCACGCACATGCCGACATTCTCTCCATCGATGCTGAAGCTGCAAAACGCCTGCCGGGCGTTGCCGCGGTTCTGACCGGCAGCGACGTCAAGGCCGTCACGACAAGCCTGGTCGTCGGCGTGAAGGCGCCGGTCGAATGCTGGCCGATCGCGACGGACCGTGTGCGCTATGTCGGAGAGCCGGTTGCTGTGGTCGTGGCCACCGACCGCGCCCGAGCCGAGGATGCGGCCGAGCTGATCAACGTCGAATATCGCCCGCGCGGCGCCGTCGTCGATCCGCTTGGTGCAATCGCACCGGGGGCGTCGGTGCTGCATGACGGCTTTCCCGGCAATCTCGCCAGCGACCGCTCATTTCGCTACGGCGATCCTGAAGAAGCCTTCGCGGATGCGCCGCATCGCTTCTCCATCGACATCCGATATCCCCGCAACTCCTGCACGCCGATCGAGACCTATGGCGTCGTCGCCTCGCACGATGCGGGCGAGGACGCGTTCGAGGTGCTCGCCAATTTCCAGGGCCCGTTCAGCATCCACACGGTGATCGCGCGTGCGCTGAAAGTGCCGGGCAATCGCTTACGGCTGCGCACGCCGCCGGATTCCGGTGGCAGTTTTGGCGTCAAGCAGGGCGTGTTTCCCTATATCGTGCTGATCGCCGCGGCGGCGCGCGTCACGGGGCGGCCGGTCAAATGGATCGAGGACCGGCTCGAGCATCTTACCGCTTCGGTGTCGGCGACCAATCGCGCGACGACGCTGTCGGCGGCGGTTGGCGTCGATGGAAAGATCCTCGCGCTCGACTGGGACCAGGTCGAGGATTGCGGCGCTCATCTGCGCGCGCCCGAGCCGGCGACGCTTTATCGCATGCACGGCAATCTGACCGGCGCCTACGACATAAGCCACGTCAAGGTCCGCAACCGCGTCGTCGTCACCAACAAGACGCCGACCGGCCTCAACCGCGGTTTTGGTGGTCCGCAGGTCTATTTCGCGCTCGAACGGCTGGTGCAGCGCATCGCGATCGGCCTCGGGCTCGATCCGCTCGACGTCATCAAGCGCAATCTGATCGAGGCGAACGCGTTTCCCTATCGAACAGCGATGGGCGCGCTCCTGGATTCCGGCAACTACCACGAAGCGATCGCGCGCGCGGTCGAGCAGGGCCGGCTTGCCGAACTGAAAGCACGGCGCGACGAGGCGCGGGCAGAGGGGCGTCTCTACGGCATCGGCTTCACCGCGGTAGTCGAGCCCAGCGTTTCCAACATGGGCTACATCACCACCGTGCTGACGGCGGCCGAGCGCCGCAAGGCCGGACCGAAGAACGGCGCGCAGGCGACCGCGACCGTCGGGCTCGATCCGGTCGGCAGCGTCACGGTGCATGTGGCGTCCGTGCCGCAGGGGCAAGGCCATCGTACTGTGGTGTCGCAGGTCGTTGCCGATGTGTTTGGCCTCCAGCCCAGGGATATCCGCGTCAACACCGAGATCGACACCGCCAAGGATGCCTGGTCGATCGCATCGGGCAACTATGCGAGCCGCTTCGCGGCGGCGGTGGCCGGCACCGCGAAGATCGCGGCCGAGCGCGTCGCCGGCAAGCTCGCGCGCATCGCCGCCAGCCAGTTGAACGTCGAGGCGCCGGACATCGTGTTCGCGCGGGGATTCGTCGCATCAAAACACAATCCCGAGAACCGGATCGCGTTCTCGCGCGTCGCCGCGCTCAGCCACTGGTCGCCGGGTTCGCTACGCGACGACGCAGGCCAGACCATCCGCGAGACTGTGTTCTGGACGCCGCCGGAGCTGACGCCGCCGGACGATGAGGACCGCATCAATTCCTCGCTTTGCCACGGTTTCATCTTCGACTTCTGCGGCGTCGAGATCGACCGCACGACGCTGGAGACGCGCATCGACCGCTACGTCACCATGCACGATTGCGGCACCATTTTGCATCCTGGCATGGTCAACGGCCAGATCCGCGGCGGCTTCACTCAGGCGCTCGGCGCCGCACTCTTTGAGGAATATGCCTACACCGAGGACGGCAGCTTCCTGACGGGAACGCTCGCCGACTATCTGCTGCCGACCACGACCGAGGTGCCGGAGCCCGAAATCATCCACATGGAGACGCCGTCGCCGTTCACCCCGCTCGGCGCCAAGGGCGTCGGCGAAGGCAATTGCATGTCGACGCCGGTGTGCCTTGCCAATGCGGTCGCGGATGCGCTGGGCGTTGCCGACATCACCTTGCCGCTGGTGCCGGCGCGCCTTGCGGAGATGGTGCGCGGTGCCGAGCCGCCGCCGCCAGCAGGCGGTGCGACCGCAGCGCCCGTGCGCGAAGGCGACCGGCGGCTGCGCGGCGAGGGGCAGGCCTCGGTCAAGAGCGCGCCGGAGCAGGTCTGGGCCATGCTGCTCGATCCCGCGACGCTGCAATCGGTCATTCCCGGTTGCCAGAGCGTCGACAAGGTCACCGAGACGCATTTTCGCGCCGACGTGACGCTCGGCATCGGCCCCGTCACCGGCCGCTATCGTGCCGATGTGGAATTGTTCGATCTCGATCCGCCGCATGCAGTGACCTTGCGCGGCGGTGCCAGCGGCGCGCTGGGTTTTGGCAGCGCCGATGGACGCATCACGCTCGCGCCCGACGGCAACGGCGGAACGAAGCTCACCTACAGCTATGACGCTGCCATCGGCGGCAAGGTCGCCAGCATCGGCGGGCGGCTGCTCGATGGCGCGACGCGCGTCATCATCGGCCAGTTCTTCACCGCGCTGGCCCGCAAGGCCGGCGGTGGTGGCGCGGAGGGCGGAGGTTTCTCGCTGTTCGCGTTGCTGGCCGGCCTGTTCGGGGGGCGCCGATGA
- a CDS encoding FAD binding domain-containing protein translates to MKPPAFDYLRAESISDVLDGLAQQGGDARVLAGGQSLMAMLNMRLAKPKLLIDIMRLRELRQIERKGDAVVIGAGVRQADLLAWPDLAETLPLVALALPWVGHMQTRSRGTICGSLAHADPSAEIPLTLVALGGEVFLRNAKRRRRVAAKDFFSGMMLTARADDELIESISLPVIKGSRVAFREVARRHGDFAIVACAAMKTPTGVRLAVGGVADVPTARDWPRLDGTALDDALNAFAYELGAHDDVHATARYRRDLVRMIGRDLIGEVLQ, encoded by the coding sequence ATGAAGCCGCCCGCATTCGACTATCTCCGCGCCGAGAGCATCAGTGATGTCCTTGATGGACTGGCACAGCAGGGCGGCGATGCCCGCGTGCTCGCGGGCGGGCAGTCACTGATGGCGATGCTCAACATGCGCCTTGCCAAGCCAAAACTGTTGATCGACATCATGCGTCTCAGGGAGCTGCGCCAGATCGAGCGGAAGGGCGACGCCGTCGTCATCGGCGCCGGTGTACGCCAGGCCGATCTCCTGGCCTGGCCAGATCTTGCCGAGACCCTGCCGCTGGTGGCGCTGGCGCTGCCCTGGGTCGGGCACATGCAGACCCGCAGCCGTGGCACCATCTGCGGTTCGCTCGCGCATGCCGATCCCAGCGCCGAGATTCCGCTGACGCTGGTCGCGCTTGGCGGTGAGGTGTTCTTGCGCAACGCTAAACGACGCCGCCGCGTGGCGGCAAAGGACTTCTTCTCCGGCATGATGCTGACCGCGCGCGCTGATGATGAGCTGATCGAAAGCATATCGCTGCCTGTCATCAAGGGATCGCGCGTCGCTTTCCGCGAGGTCGCGCGCCGGCACGGTGATTTCGCGATCGTCGCCTGCGCAGCCATGAAGACGCCAACGGGTGTGCGCCTCGCTGTCGGGGGCGTCGCGGATGTGCCGACCGCGCGCGATTGGCCGCGGCTCGATGGGACCGCGCTCGACGACGCCCTCAACGCCTTCGCTTACGAGCTTGGCGCCCACGACGACGTCCACGCGACCGCGCGCTACCGCCGCGACCTCGTGCGCATGATAGGCCGCGACCTGATCGGCGAGGTGCTGCAATGA
- a CDS encoding (2Fe-2S)-binding protein, translating to MTRLKADRRHAVRFALNGNPVEGEAEPRMLLSDFLRHQLGATGTHVGCEHGVCGACTIVVDGMLTRSCLTLAAQVDGCELKTVEGLAPSADRLGVLQQAFRRNHALQCGFCTAGILMSLDHYLANNPAPTEAEIRDLLSGHICRCTGYTPIIQAALEAAAELASSKNETSDA from the coding sequence ATGACCCGTCTCAAGGCGGACCGCCGCCATGCCGTCCGTTTCGCGCTCAACGGCAATCCCGTCGAGGGCGAGGCCGAGCCGCGGATGCTGCTCTCGGATTTTCTGCGTCACCAGCTGGGGGCGACCGGCACCCATGTCGGCTGCGAGCACGGTGTCTGCGGCGCCTGCACAATCGTCGTCGACGGCATGCTGACGCGGTCGTGCCTGACGCTCGCGGCGCAAGTCGATGGCTGCGAACTGAAGACGGTCGAAGGGCTCGCGCCGTCGGCCGATCGGCTTGGCGTGCTGCAGCAGGCCTTCCGCCGCAACCACGCGCTCCAGTGCGGCTTCTGCACCGCCGGCATCTTGATGTCGCTGGACCATTATCTCGCGAATAACCCGGCGCCGACCGAGGCGGAGATCCGGGATCTTCTCAGCGGGCATATCTGCCGCTGCACCGGCTACACCCCAATCATCCAGGCGGCGCTCGAAGCCGCCGCCGAACTCGCTTCATCCAAAAATGAGACGTCCGATGCTTGA
- a CDS encoding AMP-binding protein → MLDLASSFMASAARDPNAIALVDGDLRLTYRQWYDKISALVASFDRLGLKPGDHVVTLLQNRWEAATLHWACQIAGLVITPINWRAKADELDYCIENAEACAVFHQDISAEPVQGSALAGRLLRVSVDPGTGEATSFSDLIKDRAPDAEPRVGADAWSIMLYTSGTTSRPKGVPRRHRAERAAAIAHVAQNLYGRGERTLGVMPLYHTMGVRSLLAMSLIGGTFICLPRYDSRQALALIEKEEITNLYLVPTLYHDLVHHETFAGTNVSSVRKLGFAGASMTDGLLKKLNEAFKPNLFVNHYGSSEIYTFTIDQNAAAKPGSAGKAGLNQHVKVVRIGARSVAELAAVGEEGEIIATLAGDEAFEGYWRRPEADAKSLREGWYFTGDTGYVDPDGDLFVTGRVDDMIITGGENVSPVEIESCLSLHPDVDEVAVVGVADEKWGKIVAAFVKRNRNVSESELEQFCRTSGLANFKRPRRYVFVDAIPKSPVGKLLRRLLVAGEYETERRPPSDAA, encoded by the coding sequence ATGCTTGATCTCGCCAGCAGCTTCATGGCCAGCGCCGCGCGCGATCCCAATGCGATTGCCTTGGTCGACGGCGACCTTCGTCTGACCTATCGGCAATGGTACGACAAGATTTCCGCGCTGGTGGCGTCGTTCGACCGCCTCGGCCTCAAGCCCGGCGATCACGTCGTCACGCTGCTGCAGAACCGCTGGGAGGCGGCGACGCTGCACTGGGCCTGCCAGATCGCGGGCCTCGTGATCACGCCGATCAACTGGCGCGCCAAGGCCGACGAGCTCGATTATTGCATCGAGAACGCCGAGGCCTGCGCGGTCTTCCATCAGGACATCTCTGCCGAGCCCGTGCAGGGTTCGGCGCTGGCAGGCAGGCTGCTGCGCGTGTCCGTCGATCCCGGGACCGGTGAGGCCACCAGCTTTTCTGACCTGATCAAGGACCGCGCGCCCGACGCGGAGCCGCGTGTCGGTGCCGATGCCTGGTCGATCATGCTCTACACCTCGGGCACGACGTCTCGGCCAAAGGGCGTGCCGCGCCGGCACCGCGCCGAGCGAGCCGCAGCGATCGCCCATGTCGCGCAGAATCTCTACGGCCGCGGGGAGCGCACGCTCGGCGTCATGCCGCTCTACCACACCATGGGCGTCCGCTCGCTGCTGGCGATGTCGCTGATCGGCGGCACGTTCATCTGCCTGCCGCGCTATGACAGCCGCCAGGCGCTGGCGCTGATCGAGAAGGAGGAGATCACCAACCTCTATCTGGTGCCGACGCTCTATCACGACCTCGTCCATCACGAGACGTTTGCCGGGACCAACGTCTCCAGCGTGCGCAAGCTCGGTTTCGCCGGCGCCTCGATGACCGATGGCCTGCTGAAGAAGCTGAACGAGGCGTTCAAGCCAAACCTGTTCGTCAATCATTACGGCAGCTCGGAGATCTACACCTTTACCATCGATCAGAACGCCGCGGCAAAGCCGGGCTCGGCCGGCAAGGCGGGGCTGAACCAGCACGTCAAGGTTGTTCGCATCGGCGCGCGGTCGGTCGCCGAGCTTGCTGCGGTTGGCGAGGAGGGCGAGATCATAGCGACGCTCGCCGGTGACGAGGCTTTCGAAGGTTACTGGCGGCGTCCCGAAGCCGACGCCAAGTCGCTGCGCGAGGGCTGGTACTTTACCGGCGACACCGGCTACGTCGATCCCGACGGCGACCTGTTCGTCACCGGCCGCGTCGACGACATGATCATCACCGGCGGCGAGAACGTCTCGCCGGTCGAGATCGAGAGCTGCCTGTCGCTGCATCCTGATGTCGATGAGGTCGCCGTGGTCGGTGTCGCCGACGAAAAATGGGGCAAAATCGTCGCCGCCTTCGTCAAGCGCAATCGCAACGTTTCCGAGAGCGAGCTGGAGCAGTTCTGCCGCACCTCGGGGCTCGCCAACTTCAAGCGGCCGCGCCGCTACGTCTTCGTCGACGCGATCCCGAAGTCGCCGGTCGGCAAGCTGCTGCGGCGCCTGCTCGTCGCCGGAGAATACGAGACCGAGCGCCGCCCGCCATCGGACGCCGCTTGA
- a CDS encoding enoyl-CoA hydratase/isomerase family protein — protein sequence MPSSYTFADPRLAKLDGFKVEIDEAHERADIILGRPPYNVVAMPQRDQLRLTFETLDEDPRVRIIVLRGEGEHFSSGGNIGGFMEASPEHVSKLAWNIAAPARCAKPVIVANRGYCFGVGFELSLACDFRIASETTQYALPEQKLGQIPGSGGSARLQKMVGITRTKDIVMRSKRISAKQAYEWGIATECVPDAELEKATDTLVDELRTFSPLAQRTAKKLLNDTEDSTLAIAIELEGHCYSRLRQSEDFKEGVEAFNAKRPPRFVGR from the coding sequence ATGCCGTCATCCTATACTTTTGCCGATCCCCGGCTTGCCAAGCTCGACGGGTTCAAGGTCGAGATCGACGAAGCGCACGAGCGCGCGGACATCATCCTGGGACGTCCGCCCTACAACGTCGTGGCGATGCCGCAGCGCGACCAGCTTCGGCTGACCTTCGAGACTCTGGACGAGGATCCGCGCGTGCGCATCATCGTGCTGCGCGGAGAGGGCGAGCATTTCTCAAGCGGCGGCAATATCGGAGGCTTCATGGAAGCGAGCCCCGAGCACGTCTCCAAGCTCGCCTGGAACATCGCCGCGCCGGCGCGTTGCGCCAAGCCTGTTATCGTCGCCAATCGCGGCTACTGCTTCGGCGTAGGCTTCGAGTTGTCGCTGGCCTGCGACTTCCGCATCGCATCCGAGACCACGCAATATGCGCTCCCGGAGCAGAAGCTCGGCCAGATCCCGGGCTCGGGCGGCTCGGCCCGCCTGCAGAAGATGGTCGGCATCACCCGCACCAAGGACATCGTGATGCGCTCCAAACGCATCTCGGCCAAGCAGGCCTATGAATGGGGCATCGCCACCGAATGCGTGCCGGATGCCGAGCTGGAGAAGGCGACCGACACGCTCGTCGACGAGCTTCGTACCTTCTCGCCGCTGGCGCAGCGCACCGCCAAGAAGCTCCTCAACGACACCGAGGACTCGACGCTCGCCATCGCCATCGAGCTCGAAGGCCATTGCTACAGCCGCCTGCGCCAGTCGGAAGACTTCAAGGAGGGCGTCGAGGCCTTCAACGCCAAGCGCCCGCCGAGATTCGTCGGCCGCTGA
- a CDS encoding GMC family oxidoreductase N-terminal domain-containing protein: MGGGSSINAQSANRGLPRDYDEWRDLGARGWGWADVLPYFLKLETDLDFDGPLHGRSGPIPVRRIAHEAMPPFGRAVGEALSATGLPFREDQNG; this comes from the coding sequence ATGGGCGGCGGCTCCAGTATCAATGCGCAGTCGGCCAATCGTGGCTTGCCGCGCGACTATGACGAATGGCGCGATCTCGGAGCGCGAGGCTGGGGCTGGGCGGACGTGCTGCCGTACTTTCTCAAGCTCGAGACCGATCTGGATTTCGACGGCCCGTTGCACGGCCGAAGCGGCCCGATCCCGGTCCGCCGCATCGCGCACGAGGCGATGCCGCCGTTTGGCCGCGCCGTCGGCGAGGCGTTGTCGGCGACGGGCCTGCCGTTCCGAGAGGACCAGAACGGCTAA
- the otnK gene encoding 3-oxo-tetronate kinase: MKPVFGVVADDLTGGMETAAMLIAAGIDCAFVTDPELVATIGDIPAIVVAQKTRVIPADEAVARSGKAARALLARGARQIFFKYCATFDSTDRGNIGPVADMLMQLTGADHTAFCPASPSLRRTVYNGHLFLGTELISDSPKRNDPLTPMTDPDLVRVLQRQTPTRVGLLAHPSVSAGPAHLEQAIASATGQGVRYFITDAIYDRDLDVLAELTSDWKLMTGNATIVQHYPAIWKAQGLVAPTSNRARLPAVDGSGVVLAGSCAERTLEQLAEFERHRPVLRMNLLAADDVGSAVGVALDWVRPRLKDGPIAISTSESPEVVKMVQERYGREGAAQLAETILGRLAVSLRGAGVRRFVVAGGETSGSIVDHLGIRSLRVGPYGGPGIGTATTDDADPIALCLKSGKLGPVDLFMTTLKSMLNPEDAN, from the coding sequence ATGAAACCAGTTTTTGGGGTGGTGGCGGACGATCTAACCGGCGGTATGGAGACCGCCGCCATGCTCATCGCTGCCGGTATCGACTGCGCGTTTGTCACCGACCCCGAACTTGTTGCGACGATCGGCGACATCCCCGCCATCGTGGTTGCGCAAAAAACGCGCGTCATCCCGGCTGACGAAGCTGTTGCCAGGAGCGGGAAGGCGGCGCGGGCTTTGCTCGCGCGTGGCGCGCGTCAGATCTTCTTCAAGTATTGTGCGACATTCGATTCCACCGACCGCGGCAATATCGGTCCCGTGGCGGACATGCTGATGCAGCTCACGGGCGCGGACCACACTGCGTTTTGCCCCGCCTCTCCCTCGCTTCGTCGCACCGTCTACAACGGCCATCTCTTTCTCGGGACCGAGCTGATCTCGGACTCGCCGAAGCGCAACGATCCGCTGACGCCGATGACGGATCCCGATCTCGTTCGCGTGTTGCAGAGGCAGACGCCAACCAGGGTCGGCCTTCTTGCCCATCCTTCGGTCAGTGCCGGCCCTGCACATTTGGAGCAGGCTATCGCGTCCGCGACCGGGCAGGGTGTTCGCTACTTCATTACGGATGCGATCTATGATCGCGATCTCGATGTGCTCGCCGAGCTGACTTCCGACTGGAAGTTGATGACGGGCAACGCAACTATCGTTCAGCACTACCCTGCGATCTGGAAGGCGCAGGGGCTCGTCGCCCCAACGAGCAACCGGGCGCGCTTGCCCGCAGTGGATGGCAGCGGGGTGGTTCTTGCCGGCAGTTGCGCGGAACGCACGCTCGAGCAACTCGCCGAATTCGAACGACACCGCCCAGTGCTTCGGATGAATCTCCTGGCGGCCGACGATGTCGGGTCAGCAGTCGGGGTGGCGCTCGACTGGGTGCGACCGCGGCTGAAGGACGGGCCTATCGCCATCTCAACCTCGGAGTCTCCCGAAGTCGTCAAAATGGTCCAGGAGCGATATGGGCGCGAAGGTGCTGCGCAACTTGCCGAGACCATCCTCGGCCGTCTCGCTGTTTCTCTTCGTGGTGCCGGAGTCCGCCGCTTCGTCGTCGCCGGCGGCGAGACCTCGGGTTCGATCGTTGATCACCTTGGCATTCGAAGCCTGCGGGTTGGCCCCTATGGCGGCCCGGGCATCGGCACGGCCACGACCGACGACGCGGATCCGATCGCCCTTTGCCTCAAGTCCGGCAAGCTCGGGCCGGTCGACCTGTTCATGACGACGCTGAAATCGATGCTGAATCCGGAGGATGCCAATTGA
- a CDS encoding class II aldolase/adducin family protein: MNELETRQSLLNIVETLEKKGFNHGSSGNVSCRLGEDILITPSGGNSGNTTPDRLVRLKHDGTVLGGGLPSSEWHMHLAILKAYPHVNAVVHTHADCCVALACLAKPIPAFHYMVAGFGGNDVPCVPYATFGTRALAEGAVAALRKRKACLLANHGMIAAGASLQAAFDLTVKLETLARQYLLACQAGAPTILPDDEMARVLERYASYGRVALPA, from the coding sequence TTGAACGAGCTCGAAACCAGGCAATCGCTGCTAAACATCGTCGAGACGCTTGAAAAGAAGGGGTTCAATCACGGCAGCAGCGGCAATGTAAGCTGCCGCCTCGGGGAGGACATTCTCATCACGCCGAGTGGTGGCAACAGCGGCAACACGACGCCCGATCGCCTGGTGCGGCTGAAGCACGACGGAACCGTGCTCGGCGGCGGCCTGCCGTCCAGCGAATGGCATATGCACCTCGCCATCCTCAAGGCCTATCCGCACGTGAATGCGGTCGTACATACACATGCCGACTGCTGTGTCGCGCTGGCATGTCTTGCGAAGCCAATTCCGGCGTTCCACTACATGGTCGCGGGTTTTGGCGGGAACGACGTGCCGTGCGTTCCCTACGCGACATTTGGAACACGAGCGCTCGCCGAAGGCGCGGTCGCCGCGCTTCGGAAGCGCAAGGCCTGCCTGCTGGCCAACCACGGGATGATCGCCGCGGGCGCAAGCCTGCAGGCGGCTTTCGATCTCACCGTAAAGCTTGAGACTCTTGCCAGGCAGTATCTGCTCGCCTGTCAGGCCGGCGCGCCGACGATCCTTCCCGATGATGAAATGGCGCGGGTGCTCGAACGCTATGCGAGCTACGGCCGAGTTGCTTTACCAGCCTGA
- a CDS encoding shikimate dehydrogenase family protein, which yields MEITGKTKIMFVLAHPVDHVRASAVLNTYFQSIDDDVAVSPLHVLPADLGAVLASVRLMRNVVGFGVTIPHKTGVIEHLDETTPTAALIGAVNFVKRTADGRLIGDNLDARGFVASLAQHQIAVRGRKVLQVGAGGAGRATAFGLAEAGARELTIMNRDGAKAHALAEAVSRRYPETKVNAGRAEARAFDLIVNTTSLGMKTDDPLPLDIEGVGPATAVSDIIVTPEVTRLLEQAAAQGARTIGGKPMLDAQMALVARFIAR from the coding sequence ATGGAGATCACCGGCAAGACCAAGATCATGTTCGTGCTGGCGCACCCGGTCGACCATGTTCGCGCAAGCGCTGTCTTGAACACCTATTTTCAGTCCATCGACGACGACGTGGCGGTATCGCCGCTTCATGTGCTGCCGGCCGATCTGGGGGCAGTTCTCGCGAGCGTCAGGCTGATGCGCAATGTCGTCGGCTTTGGTGTCACGATCCCGCACAAGACAGGCGTGATCGAACATCTGGATGAGACGACGCCAACGGCGGCGCTCATCGGCGCCGTCAATTTCGTCAAGCGAACGGCTGACGGACGCCTCATCGGCGACAATCTGGACGCGCGGGGTTTTGTCGCCAGCCTTGCGCAGCATCAGATTGCGGTTCGTGGCCGGAAAGTGCTCCAGGTCGGAGCAGGCGGTGCGGGGCGCGCAACCGCATTCGGCCTGGCCGAGGCCGGCGCACGCGAGCTGACCATCATGAATCGGGATGGAGCGAAGGCGCATGCGCTCGCCGAGGCGGTGTCACGGCGCTATCCGGAGACGAAGGTCAATGCCGGGCGCGCTGAGGCACGCGCGTTCGACCTCATCGTCAATACGACGTCGCTCGGCATGAAGACGGATGACCCTCTGCCGCTCGATATCGAGGGAGTGGGTCCCGCGACCGCCGTCAGCGACATCATCGTCACCCCCGAGGTGACCCGGCTTCTGGAACAGGCCGCAGCTCAGGGCGCGAGAACCATCGGCGGCAAGCCGATGCTCGACGCGCAAATGGCCCTTGTCGCGCGCTTTATTGCGCGATAG